In Oenanthe melanoleuca isolate GR-GAL-2019-014 chromosome 10, OMel1.0, whole genome shotgun sequence, a single window of DNA contains:
- the LINGO1 gene encoding leucine-rich repeat and immunoglobulin-like domain-containing nogo receptor-interacting protein 1 isoform X2, with protein MVAGEASMRSPILACWQPILLLMLGSILSGSATGCPPRCECSAQERAVLCHRKRFMVVPEGIPTETRLLDLGKNRIKTLNQDEFANYPHLEELELNENIISAVEPGAFNNLFNLRTLGLRSNRLKLIPLGVFTGLSNLTKLDISENKIVILLDYMFQDLYNLKSLEVGDNDLVYISHRAFSGLNSLEQLTLEKCNLTSIPTEALSHLHGLIVLRLRHLNINTIRDYSFKRLYRLKVLEISHWPYLDTMTSNCLYGLNLTSLSITHCNLTSIPYVSVRHLVYLRFLNLSYNPIVTIEGSMLHDLLRLQEIQLVGGQLTTVEPFAFRGLNYLRILNVSGNLLTTLEESAFHSVGNLETLILDNNPLACDCRLLWVFRRRWRLNFNKQQPTCSTPEFVQGKEFKDFPDVLLPNYFTCRRARIRDRKPQQIFVDEGHTVHFVCRADGDPPPTIMWLSPRKHLISTKTNGRLTVFPDGTLEVRYAQIQDNGTYLCIASNAGGNDTMLAHLHVRSYSPDWPHQPNKTFAFISNQPNESDANSTRATVPFPFDIKTLIIATTMGFISFLGVVLFCLVLLFLWSRGKGNTKHNIEIEYVPRKSDAGISSADAPRKFNMKMI; from the coding sequence ATGGTAGCTGGGGAGGCGAGTATGCGCAGCCCAATCCTGGCCTGCTGGCAGCCGATTCTCCTGCTGATGCTGGGCTCCATCCTGTCCGGCTCCGCCACGGGCTGCCCGCCGCGCTGCGAGTGCTCTGCCCAGGAGCGCGCCGTCCTGTGCCACCGCAAGCGATTCATGGTGGTGCCAGAGGGGATCCCCACCGAGACCAGGCTGCTGGACTTGGGCAAGAACCGCATTAAGACGCTCAACCAGGATGAATTTGCCAACTACCCtcacctggaggagctggagctgaacGAGAACATTATCAGTGCCGTTGAACCTGGGGCTTTCAACAACCTCTTCAACCTCAGGACGCTGGGGCTCAGGAGTAACAGACTCAAGCTGATCCCCCTGGGGGTGTTTACTGGACTCAGCAACCTTACCAAGCTAGACATTAGTGAGAACAAAATTGTGATCCTCCTAGACTACATGTTCCAGGACTTGTACAACCTGAAGTCTTTGGAGGTGGGGGACAACGACCTTGTCTACATCTCCCACCGGGCCTTCAGTGGCCTcaacagcctggagcagctgaccCTGGAGAAATGCAACCTGACCTCTATCCCCACGGAGGCCCTGTCTCACCTTCACGGCTTGATCGTGCTGCGGCTGCGGCATCTGAACATCAACACCATCCGGGATTACTCATTCAAGAGGCTCTACCGGCTCAAGGTCCTCGAGATCTCACACTGGCCCTACCTGGATACTATGACATCCAACTGCCTCTATGGGTTGAACCTGACCTCCTTGTCCATCACCCACTGCAACCTGACGTCCATCCCGTACGTGTCGGTGAGGCACTTGGTTTACCTCCGGTTCCTGAACCTGTCCTACAACCCCATTGTCACCATCGAGGGCTCGATGCTCCATGACCTGCTCAGGCTCCAGGAGATCCAGCTGGTGGGAGGGCAGCTCACCACAGTGGAGCCCTTCGCCTTCCGCGGCCTCAATTACCTGCGCATCCTGAACGTGTCAGGGAACCTGCTGACCACCCTGGAGGAGTCAGCTTTCCACTCGGTGGGCAACCTGGAGACGCTCATCCTCGACAACAACCCCTTAGCCTGCGACTGTCGGCTGCTCTGGGTTTTCCGGCGGCGATGGAGGTTGAACTTCAACAAGCAGCAGCCCACCTGCTCCACCCCCGAGTTCGTCCAGGGCAAGGAGTTTAAGGACTTCCCTGACGTCCTCCTGCCCAACTACTTCACCTGCCGCCGAGCACGGATACGGGACCGCAAACCTCAGCAGATCTTCGTGGACGAAGGCCACACGGTGCATTTTGTCTGCCGGGCAGATGGGGACCCGCCGCCCACCATCATGTGGCTCTCTCCCCGGAAGCACCTCATCTCTACCAAAACCAACGGGCGGCTCACTGTCTTCCCTGACGGCACGCTGGAGGTGCGCTACGCCCAGATCCAGGACAACGGCACCTACCTATGCATCGCCAGCAACGCGGGTGGCAACGACACCATGCTGGCCCACCTGCACGTGCGCAGCTACTCCCCAGACTGGCCCCACCAGCCCAACAAGACCTTCGCGTTCATCTCCAACCAGCCCAACGAGAGCGATGCCAACAGCACGCGCGCCACCGTGCCTTTCCCCTTTGACATCAAGACTCTCATCATCGCCACCACCATGGGCTTCATCTCCTTCCTGGGCGTCGTGCTCTTCTGTCTGGTGCTCCTCTTCCTGTGGAGCCGTGGGAAAGGCAACACCAAGCACAATATTGAAATCGAGTATGTGCCACGCAAGTCCGACGCGGGCATCAGCTCTGCCGACGCGCCGCGCAAGTTCAATATGAAAATGATTTAA
- the LINGO1 gene encoding leucine-rich repeat and immunoglobulin-like domain-containing nogo receptor-interacting protein 1 isoform X1, with product MRVRDRMVAGEASMRSPILACWQPILLLMLGSILSGSATGCPPRCECSAQERAVLCHRKRFMVVPEGIPTETRLLDLGKNRIKTLNQDEFANYPHLEELELNENIISAVEPGAFNNLFNLRTLGLRSNRLKLIPLGVFTGLSNLTKLDISENKIVILLDYMFQDLYNLKSLEVGDNDLVYISHRAFSGLNSLEQLTLEKCNLTSIPTEALSHLHGLIVLRLRHLNINTIRDYSFKRLYRLKVLEISHWPYLDTMTSNCLYGLNLTSLSITHCNLTSIPYVSVRHLVYLRFLNLSYNPIVTIEGSMLHDLLRLQEIQLVGGQLTTVEPFAFRGLNYLRILNVSGNLLTTLEESAFHSVGNLETLILDNNPLACDCRLLWVFRRRWRLNFNKQQPTCSTPEFVQGKEFKDFPDVLLPNYFTCRRARIRDRKPQQIFVDEGHTVHFVCRADGDPPPTIMWLSPRKHLISTKTNGRLTVFPDGTLEVRYAQIQDNGTYLCIASNAGGNDTMLAHLHVRSYSPDWPHQPNKTFAFISNQPNESDANSTRATVPFPFDIKTLIIATTMGFISFLGVVLFCLVLLFLWSRGKGNTKHNIEIEYVPRKSDAGISSADAPRKFNMKMI from the coding sequence GTGAGAGATAGGATGGTAGCTGGGGAGGCGAGTATGCGCAGCCCAATCCTGGCCTGCTGGCAGCCGATTCTCCTGCTGATGCTGGGCTCCATCCTGTCCGGCTCCGCCACGGGCTGCCCGCCGCGCTGCGAGTGCTCTGCCCAGGAGCGCGCCGTCCTGTGCCACCGCAAGCGATTCATGGTGGTGCCAGAGGGGATCCCCACCGAGACCAGGCTGCTGGACTTGGGCAAGAACCGCATTAAGACGCTCAACCAGGATGAATTTGCCAACTACCCtcacctggaggagctggagctgaacGAGAACATTATCAGTGCCGTTGAACCTGGGGCTTTCAACAACCTCTTCAACCTCAGGACGCTGGGGCTCAGGAGTAACAGACTCAAGCTGATCCCCCTGGGGGTGTTTACTGGACTCAGCAACCTTACCAAGCTAGACATTAGTGAGAACAAAATTGTGATCCTCCTAGACTACATGTTCCAGGACTTGTACAACCTGAAGTCTTTGGAGGTGGGGGACAACGACCTTGTCTACATCTCCCACCGGGCCTTCAGTGGCCTcaacagcctggagcagctgaccCTGGAGAAATGCAACCTGACCTCTATCCCCACGGAGGCCCTGTCTCACCTTCACGGCTTGATCGTGCTGCGGCTGCGGCATCTGAACATCAACACCATCCGGGATTACTCATTCAAGAGGCTCTACCGGCTCAAGGTCCTCGAGATCTCACACTGGCCCTACCTGGATACTATGACATCCAACTGCCTCTATGGGTTGAACCTGACCTCCTTGTCCATCACCCACTGCAACCTGACGTCCATCCCGTACGTGTCGGTGAGGCACTTGGTTTACCTCCGGTTCCTGAACCTGTCCTACAACCCCATTGTCACCATCGAGGGCTCGATGCTCCATGACCTGCTCAGGCTCCAGGAGATCCAGCTGGTGGGAGGGCAGCTCACCACAGTGGAGCCCTTCGCCTTCCGCGGCCTCAATTACCTGCGCATCCTGAACGTGTCAGGGAACCTGCTGACCACCCTGGAGGAGTCAGCTTTCCACTCGGTGGGCAACCTGGAGACGCTCATCCTCGACAACAACCCCTTAGCCTGCGACTGTCGGCTGCTCTGGGTTTTCCGGCGGCGATGGAGGTTGAACTTCAACAAGCAGCAGCCCACCTGCTCCACCCCCGAGTTCGTCCAGGGCAAGGAGTTTAAGGACTTCCCTGACGTCCTCCTGCCCAACTACTTCACCTGCCGCCGAGCACGGATACGGGACCGCAAACCTCAGCAGATCTTCGTGGACGAAGGCCACACGGTGCATTTTGTCTGCCGGGCAGATGGGGACCCGCCGCCCACCATCATGTGGCTCTCTCCCCGGAAGCACCTCATCTCTACCAAAACCAACGGGCGGCTCACTGTCTTCCCTGACGGCACGCTGGAGGTGCGCTACGCCCAGATCCAGGACAACGGCACCTACCTATGCATCGCCAGCAACGCGGGTGGCAACGACACCATGCTGGCCCACCTGCACGTGCGCAGCTACTCCCCAGACTGGCCCCACCAGCCCAACAAGACCTTCGCGTTCATCTCCAACCAGCCCAACGAGAGCGATGCCAACAGCACGCGCGCCACCGTGCCTTTCCCCTTTGACATCAAGACTCTCATCATCGCCACCACCATGGGCTTCATCTCCTTCCTGGGCGTCGTGCTCTTCTGTCTGGTGCTCCTCTTCCTGTGGAGCCGTGGGAAAGGCAACACCAAGCACAATATTGAAATCGAGTATGTGCCACGCAAGTCCGACGCGGGCATCAGCTCTGCCGACGCGCCGCGCAAGTTCAATATGAAAATGATTTAA